The DNA sequence CAGAACGAGTCCGAACTTGCGGACCTGGAGGAACGGCTGCAGATCCGGATCGGAAATTTTGGTGAACTGTTCGGCGTCGTGCGCGACGTGGCCGGTGAAACCTACGGCCAGGTTCTGACGTCGCTGGTTTCGGCGCAGTATCCGGACCGCCTGGATCTGGTCCGCGAAATGGCCGAGGCAGAGGAGCTGCCCAGCCTGGAGGACCTGCGCGGCCTGCAGCTGATGCTGCTGGAGGAAATGGCGCAGTCCGGCCAGGTCGTTCGCTTTGACGCGGAAATTACCGACCCTTCCGGCCAGACCGGCGCAGGCAACGTGATCCGCGTCGGCGCCTTCAACCTGGTCCACGACGGCAAGTTTCTGACCCACGATGCCGGTACCGGCGCGCTGCAGATACTGCCCCGCCAGCCTGCCGGGCGCTATCTCAATATGGCCGAGGACCTGGTCGAAGCCACGTCGGGCACCGTGGAAATGGCCGTCGATCCGACCCGCGGGCAATTGCTGGGAATGCTGATTCAGGCTCCAGATCTCGGCGAGCGCCTGCAGCAGGGCGGCTACGTGGGCTACACGATTATCGGCATGGGGGCCATCGGCCTGCTGATCGCGCTTTGGCGGCTGGTCGTGCTGCAGGGCGCCGGCCGACGGATCCGCGCGCAGCTCAAGAGTTCCAGCGCAAGCAAGAACAACGCCCTGGGCCGGATCCTGGCCGTCTACGAGGAGCACCAGACCGGCAACCTGGACGCCCTGGCGCTCAAGCTCGATGAAGCGATCATGCGGGAAGCGCCGATACTCG is a window from the Gammaproteobacteria bacterium genome containing:
- a CDS encoding MotA/TolQ/ExbB proton channel family protein, which codes for MNRLLALSGLAVILAAPVAAQEEPQPAVPLEQADSVLELLELVRLEAREGSRLNRERVERFRQTRDERQRMLEEVSRELAAEERRSNTLNRRYEQNESELADLEERLQIRIGNFGELFGVVRDVAGETYGQVLTSLVSAQYPDRLDLVREMAEAEELPSLEDLRGLQLMLLEEMAQSGQVVRFDAEITDPSGQTGAGNVIRVGAFNLVHDGKFLTHDAGTGALQILPRQPAGRYLNMAEDLVEATSGTVEMAVDPTRGQLLGMLIQAPDLGERLQQGGYVGYTIIGMGAIGLLIALWRLVVLQGAGRRIRAQLKSSSASKNNALGRILAVYEEHQTGNLDALALKLDEAIMREAPILERYQGILKVFAAVAPLLGLLGTVVGMIITFQQLTLFGTGDPKLMAGGISQALITTVLGLIVAIPLVLLHSVVSSSSQALVEILEEQSAGLIARRAEGDAATAEA